GGGGCGCTTCCCCCTCTGACTGGGCATGCGGTATAGGCGCCAGCGCCCGACATGAGCGACTCCCTCACCGTCTCCCCCACGAGCGACCCGCGCCGCGTGCGCGCTGCCGACGGCTCCATCCTCTCCGTGCCCCCTGGCTGGGCCCTGTTGCCCCCGGGTGATGCGGGACTCACCCGCCGGGTGAAGGCGGCCGGCCCCAGCTGGACGGTGGTGGAGAAGAAGGGCCGTAAAATCTTCTCCCAGGGAGTCTGGGCGCCGGAGGCCCACATCACCGCCGCCCGGGTGGCCCTGGAGTCCGAGCGCGCCACCCCCGCCTATGCGAAGAAGCGGGAGGCGGACGTGCGCCGCCGCGAGCGCGAGCAGGCCGAGTACGAAGTGGACTTCGCCAACACGGTGCTGCGCTTCCTCGCCTTCGCGCCCGTCTTCACGGCGCAGGCGAAGAAGCTGGCGGTGGCGGTGGCGGCCCACGCCACCCCGGTGGGCAGTGGCACGGTGGCCCGGACCGAGCGCATCCCCATCGAGCGCCGCGCCGAGGCGGCGGTCATCGCCTGGATGCGGCACCAGACGACGGCCTACGACAACCTCTCCATCGCCCGGGTGAAGGGGGCCCGCCGCGAGGTGCGCCGCGAGCTGGCCGAGGTGTCCCGCGCGGTGTTGGACCTGCACCGCCGCGACGTGCCCCATGCTCCGGCCGCGTGCCCCCTGTGCACGGCCCTGGGACGGC
The sequence above is drawn from the Archangium gephyra genome and encodes:
- a CDS encoding DUF2293 domain-containing protein — protein: MSDSLTVSPTSDPRRVRAADGSILSVPPGWALLPPGDAGLTRRVKAAGPSWTVVEKKGRKIFSQGVWAPEAHITAARVALESERATPAYAKKREADVRRREREQAEYEVDFANTVLRFLAFAPVFTAQAKKLAVAVAAHATPVGSGTVARTERIPIERRAEAAVIAWMRHQTTAYDNLSIARVKGARREVRRELAEVSRAVLDLHRRDVPHAPAACPLCTALGRLGAPSVARG